One Halioglobus japonicus DNA segment encodes these proteins:
- a CDS encoding DsbC family protein, whose amino-acid sequence MFNRLYQAAVATLIIAVAPMVNAGAPVDKETFERISAAMNSPAMGLSVSTVSTSDIQGMYEVQFDNGPMVYATADGKHFLVGDLFQVDNGQFVNLTEQRRDGERLAKMEALDEADMIVFAPEGEVKGEITVFTDTTCFYCQKLHNEVPELNKHGVQVRYLAFPRGGTDSAGYRQLVGAWCAENPQQTLTALKNKEPVPVKQCDSNPVDEQYQLGQQLGVRGTPAIITDTGQMIPGYQDADKILATLGVE is encoded by the coding sequence ATGTTTAATCGACTGTACCAGGCCGCTGTGGCTACCCTGATCATTGCCGTGGCTCCTATGGTCAATGCCGGCGCGCCGGTGGACAAAGAAACCTTTGAGCGCATTAGTGCCGCCATGAACAGCCCCGCCATGGGCCTGTCGGTGAGCACTGTGAGCACCAGCGATATCCAGGGCATGTACGAAGTACAGTTTGATAACGGTCCCATGGTTTACGCCACCGCTGACGGCAAGCATTTCCTGGTGGGTGACCTGTTTCAGGTCGATAACGGCCAGTTTGTAAACCTCACCGAGCAGCGCCGTGATGGCGAGCGCCTGGCCAAGATGGAGGCCCTGGACGAGGCCGACATGATTGTATTTGCGCCTGAAGGAGAGGTGAAAGGCGAGATCACCGTATTCACCGATACCACCTGTTTCTACTGCCAGAAGCTGCACAATGAAGTGCCGGAGCTGAACAAACACGGCGTACAGGTGCGTTACCTGGCCTTCCCACGTGGCGGCACCGACTCAGCGGGCTATCGCCAGCTGGTAGGCGCCTGGTGTGCAGAGAACCCGCAGCAGACTCTCACCGCGCTGAAAAACAAGGAGCCGGTACCGGTTAAGCAGTGCGATTCCAACCCCGTTGATGAGCAGTACCAGCTCGGCCAGCAGCTCGGTGTGCGTGGCACCCCTGCGATTATTACCGACACTGGCCAGATGATTCCCGGCTACCAGGATGCTGACAAGATTCTTGCGACACTTGGTGTAGAGTAA
- the xerD gene encoding site-specific tyrosine recombinase XerD codes for MSEALLEHPEIERYIDAMWMEKGLSDNTLSSYRRDLRQFNEWLAKNKGSTVVRADRAELQAYLGARLEQGQSQRSTARFMSCARGFYKYLIREGRIQADPTLDVDSPKLGRPLPKSISEAQVDKLLEAPDLDDPLEFRDRTMLELLYACGLRVTELTSLQVTQVSLNQGVVRVFGKGSKERLVPMGEEALSWLQRYMAGPRGEMLKGIPSDVVFPSKRGRQMTRQTFWYRIKIYAQRAGIRQALSPHTLRHAFATHLLNHGADLRVVQMLLGHSDLTTTQIYTHVAKQRMQELHAEHHPRG; via the coding sequence ATGTCAGAAGCCCTGCTAGAACACCCAGAAATCGAACGCTACATCGACGCCATGTGGATGGAGAAGGGCCTCAGTGACAACACCCTGAGCTCCTACCGCCGCGACCTGCGCCAATTCAATGAATGGCTTGCCAAAAACAAAGGTAGCACAGTGGTTCGCGCCGACCGCGCTGAACTGCAGGCCTACCTCGGAGCGCGCCTGGAGCAGGGGCAGTCACAGCGCTCCACCGCGAGGTTTATGTCCTGTGCCAGGGGCTTTTATAAGTACCTGATCAGGGAAGGGCGGATACAGGCCGATCCTACCCTGGATGTCGACAGCCCCAAGCTCGGGCGCCCATTGCCCAAGTCCATCTCCGAAGCCCAGGTCGACAAGCTGCTTGAGGCACCCGATCTCGACGATCCGCTGGAATTCCGCGATCGCACCATGCTCGAGCTGTTGTATGCCTGCGGCCTCAGGGTGACAGAGCTGACCAGCCTGCAGGTGACCCAGGTGAGCCTCAACCAGGGGGTGGTGCGGGTGTTCGGCAAGGGCAGTAAGGAGCGGCTGGTGCCTATGGGTGAGGAGGCGCTCAGCTGGTTGCAACGCTATATGGCCGGTCCGCGGGGTGAAATGCTCAAGGGAATCCCCTCCGATGTTGTGTTTCCCAGTAAAAGAGGGCGGCAGATGACTCGCCAGACCTTCTGGTATCGTATTAAAATCTACGCCCAGCGCGCCGGTATTCGCCAGGCACTGTCTCCCCACACCCTGCGCCACGCATTCGCGACCCATCTCCTGAATCACGGAGCGGATCTGCGGGTCGTGCAAATGTTGCTGGGGCACAGCGACCTGACGACCACCCAGATATACACCCACGTGGCGAAGCAGCGGATGCAGGAACTGCATGCCGAGCACCATCCACGGGGTTGA
- the rplS gene encoding 50S ribosomal protein L19, which yields MSTNKIISQLEAEQMEKELPEFAPGDTVVVQVKVKEGNRERLQAFEGVVIAKRNRALNSAFTVRKISHGVGVERTFQTYSPLVDSITVKRRGDVRQAKLYYLRELSGKAARIKEKLS from the coding sequence ATGAGCACCAACAAGATCATTTCTCAGCTTGAAGCTGAACAGATGGAGAAAGAGCTGCCTGAATTTGCCCCGGGTGATACCGTGGTTGTTCAGGTAAAAGTAAAAGAAGGCAACCGCGAGCGTCTGCAGGCGTTCGAAGGCGTTGTTATCGCCAAGCGCAACCGCGCGCTGAACTCTGCCTTCACTGTACGCAAAATCTCCCACGGTGTTGGCGTAGAGCGTACTTTCCAGACTTACAGCCCCCTCGTAGACAGCATCACTGTCAAGCGTCGCGGCGACGTACGTCAGGCCAAGCTGTACTACCTGCGTGAGCTGTCTGGTAAGGCTGCCCGCATCAAGGAGAAGCTGTCCTAA
- the trmD gene encoding tRNA (guanosine(37)-N1)-methyltransferase TrmD, whose product MHIALVSLFPEMFEAVTDHGVTGRAVKQGLVTISHSNPRDFTTDKHRTVDDRPYGGGPGMLMKIDPLQQAIAAAREAAGVDARVIYLSPQGKRLDHGKSVALSQEQALILVAGRYEGVDERLIEAEVDEEISIGDYVLSGGELAAMVVIDSVTRHLPGVLGHELSAQEDSYADGLLDCPHYTRPEEYQGKPVPEVLLSGNHEWIRRWRLKQALGRTYERRPDLLEGRANTAEEDELLAEYLRERE is encoded by the coding sequence ATGCATATTGCACTGGTCAGCCTGTTCCCGGAAATGTTTGAAGCTGTCACGGACCATGGTGTCACGGGCAGAGCGGTAAAGCAGGGGCTGGTGACTATCAGCCACAGCAATCCGCGGGACTTCACCACCGACAAGCATCGCACGGTGGACGACAGGCCCTACGGCGGTGGCCCGGGCATGTTGATGAAGATTGATCCCCTGCAGCAGGCGATAGCCGCAGCAAGGGAGGCGGCGGGAGTAGACGCTAGAGTGATCTACCTCTCGCCTCAGGGTAAGCGCCTGGACCACGGCAAGTCTGTGGCACTCTCACAGGAGCAAGCGCTGATCCTGGTTGCCGGCCGCTATGAAGGTGTCGATGAACGCCTGATCGAAGCGGAAGTGGATGAAGAAATATCCATTGGCGACTACGTTTTAAGCGGCGGCGAACTGGCTGCCATGGTGGTTATCGACTCGGTAACACGCCATTTGCCCGGAGTGTTGGGGCACGAGCTGTCGGCTCAGGAAGATTCCTACGCCGATGGCCTGTTGGACTGCCCACACTACACCCGGCCAGAGGAGTACCAGGGTAAGCCGGTACCGGAAGTATTGCTCAGCGGCAATCACGAGTGGATTCGCCGCTGGCGCCTGAAGCAGGCACTGGGAAGAACGTACGAGCGTCGCCCGGACTTGCTGGAGGGCAGGGCCAACACGGCCGAAGAAGACGAATTGTTGGCGGAGTATCTCCGCGAACGCGAGTGA
- the rimM gene encoding ribosome maturation factor RimM (Essential for efficient processing of 16S rRNA) translates to MSESGANPLTAGKITGPYGVKGWVKVHSFTDPEENLFRFGAWQLQRRGSLETVEFDEWKRHGKGMIAHIAGVDDRTLAESFKGLSIVVEANSLPSLEEGDYYWHQLQGLQAWGREPESEGDRVLLGTVDYMIETGANDVLVIKASDGSIDDRERLVPYLPGDVVTRVSLEEGVIEVDWYLEE, encoded by the coding sequence ATGAGTGAGTCCGGTGCCAACCCGCTGACTGCCGGTAAAATTACCGGCCCGTACGGCGTTAAGGGGTGGGTCAAAGTGCACTCATTTACCGATCCTGAAGAAAACCTCTTTCGGTTCGGTGCCTGGCAGCTCCAGCGACGCGGCTCACTGGAAACGGTTGAGTTCGATGAGTGGAAGCGCCATGGCAAGGGCATGATTGCCCATATCGCGGGGGTGGATGACCGTACCCTGGCGGAGTCCTTCAAGGGACTGAGCATTGTGGTGGAGGCGAATAGCCTCCCCAGCCTGGAAGAGGGCGATTACTACTGGCACCAGTTGCAAGGTTTGCAAGCCTGGGGTCGGGAGCCCGAATCAGAAGGCGATCGCGTGCTGTTGGGCACTGTCGATTACATGATCGAAACCGGCGCCAATGACGTGCTGGTGATCAAGGCAAGCGACGGCAGCATCGATGACAGGGAACGACTGGTTCCCTACCTGCCCGGCGATGTGGTCACCCGGGTAAGCCTGGAAGAGGGCGTTATCGAGGTCGATTGGTACCTCGAGGAATAG
- the rpsP gene encoding 30S ribosomal protein S16: MVTIRLARGGSKKRPFYHLTVTDSRNARNGRFIERVGFFNPVARGQEERLRVDSDRIAYWQGQGAQLSERVAKLVKEAAVAA, translated from the coding sequence ATGGTAACTATTCGTCTTGCACGTGGCGGCTCCAAAAAGCGCCCCTTCTACCACCTGACAGTGACCGACAGCCGCAATGCGCGCAATGGCCGCTTCATTGAGCGCGTTGGTTTCTTCAACCCCGTAGCCCGTGGCCAGGAAGAGCGCCTGCGCGTTGACTCCGATCGCATCGCATACTGGCAGGGCCAGGGTGCGCAGCTGTCTGAGCGCGTAGCCAAGCTGGTTAAGGAAGCTGCTGTAGCGGCCTAA
- a CDS encoding cytochrome C assembly family protein yields MPISAIALFAALLYLAATGLHLMHVFQRREGLSRAVVTLGVVAVVSHALVAWDSIHSQTGVTLGFYKISALIFLVINVACALLMLRRPLQSLLVFLFPLSAMSVLVSTFAPETSADTAELSGGMLFHISSSILAYAIFTLAAAQAGLVAIQDYQLRHRHTRGIIQLLPPLQLMETMLFELLFVGVVLLSAAIVSGFLFVDDLFAQSLVHKTTLTIVAWVLFTALLWGHHQLGWRAQTAVKFTLAGFVMLMLAFFGSKLVLELVLQRG; encoded by the coding sequence ATGCCCATCTCTGCTATCGCCCTGTTTGCCGCACTGTTGTACCTGGCCGCCACGGGCTTGCATCTTATGCATGTTTTTCAGCGGCGCGAAGGCCTCAGCCGCGCGGTAGTCACGCTGGGCGTGGTCGCCGTGGTTTCGCACGCACTGGTCGCCTGGGACAGCATTCACAGCCAGACCGGTGTCACCCTGGGCTTTTATAAAATATCAGCGCTGATTTTCCTGGTGATCAATGTTGCCTGTGCGCTGTTGATGTTACGCCGCCCACTCCAGAGCCTGTTGGTGTTTCTGTTTCCGCTGTCGGCAATGTCAGTGCTCGTCTCCACGTTCGCGCCAGAAACCAGTGCCGACACAGCAGAACTCTCCGGCGGCATGCTGTTCCATATCAGCAGCTCCATTCTCGCCTATGCCATCTTCACCCTAGCGGCTGCCCAGGCGGGCCTGGTTGCCATTCAGGACTACCAACTGCGCCACCGCCATACCCGCGGCATCATCCAGCTGCTGCCACCCCTGCAGCTCATGGAAACCATGCTGTTCGAACTTCTGTTTGTGGGCGTGGTGTTGCTAAGCGCGGCTATCGTGTCGGGCTTCCTGTTTGTGGATGATTTGTTCGCCCAATCGCTGGTCCACAAGACCACCCTGACCATCGTCGCCTGGGTACTGTTCACCGCCCTGCTGTGGGGCCACCACCAGCTGGGCTGGCGCGCGCAGACAGCAGTGAAGTTTACGCTCGCTGGATTTGTCATGCTGATGCTGGCCTTCTTTGGCTCAAAACTGGTTCTGGAGCTGGTGTTGCAACGGGGCTGA
- a CDS encoding HlyC/CorC family transporter, producing the protein MNEAPLGILFSILAALILLSGFFSSSETGMMSLNRYRLKHLQKNKHRGATRAAKLLDRPDRLIGLILIGNNLVNIFASAIATVIAIRLWGDAGIFIATLALTLVILIFAEITPKTIAALHPEKVAFPASVILLPLLKLFYPLVALVNWFTNGLLRLLGFDPSKQHDENLSSDELRTIVTDAGQLIPARHRGMLLNILDLEEVSVDDIMVPRNDVYGIDLDDSDDDILRCIQNSSHTRLPVWRKDINDIVGMLHMRNISRVIDMQGLDRRALEREIEKPYFVPESTPLHTQLLNFQQKKHRLGVVVDEYGEVIGLVALEDILEEIVGEFTSNRSEEDATIFPQRDGSYIIAGNASIRDINKALEWTLPTDGPKTLSGLVLEYLEGFPDANAGLSVGNYQFEILELEDNVVQAVRACASAPAKVEDS; encoded by the coding sequence TTGAACGAAGCACCGCTGGGTATCCTTTTCTCGATACTCGCTGCACTGATTCTCCTCTCGGGTTTTTTCTCCAGTTCAGAGACCGGCATGATGTCGCTGAACCGTTACCGCCTGAAGCATCTGCAGAAGAATAAGCACCGCGGCGCCACCCGCGCTGCTAAACTCCTCGACCGCCCGGACCGGTTGATCGGCCTGATCCTGATCGGCAACAACCTGGTAAATATCTTCGCCTCGGCAATTGCCACGGTGATTGCGATTCGTTTGTGGGGCGACGCCGGCATCTTTATCGCCACCCTGGCGCTCACGCTGGTGATTCTGATCTTTGCCGAGATCACACCCAAGACCATCGCCGCACTGCACCCTGAGAAAGTGGCGTTTCCTGCCAGCGTGATTCTGTTGCCGCTACTAAAACTGTTTTATCCGCTGGTGGCGCTGGTGAACTGGTTCACCAACGGGCTACTGCGCCTGCTCGGCTTTGACCCCAGCAAACAGCACGATGAGAACCTCTCCTCCGATGAATTACGCACCATTGTGACCGATGCCGGCCAGCTGATTCCCGCGCGTCACCGCGGCATGTTGCTGAATATTCTCGACCTCGAGGAAGTCAGCGTGGATGACATCATGGTGCCGCGTAACGACGTCTACGGTATCGACCTGGACGACAGCGACGACGATATTCTGCGTTGCATCCAGAACAGTTCCCACACCCGCCTGCCCGTTTGGCGCAAGGACATTAACGACATCGTCGGCATGCTGCACATGCGCAACATCAGCCGCGTTATCGACATGCAAGGCCTTGACCGGCGCGCGCTGGAACGGGAAATAGAAAAGCCCTACTTCGTGCCGGAGAGCACGCCACTGCACACCCAGCTGCTTAATTTCCAGCAGAAAAAGCATCGCCTGGGCGTGGTGGTGGATGAGTACGGAGAGGTGATAGGGCTGGTGGCTCTGGAAGATATCCTCGAGGAGATTGTCGGCGAATTTACCTCTAACCGCTCAGAGGAAGATGCCACCATTTTCCCGCAGCGCGATGGCAGCTACATCATCGCCGGTAACGCCAGCATTCGCGATATCAATAAGGCTCTGGAATGGACACTGCCCACAGACGGCCCGAAGACCCTGTCGGGGCTGGTGCTTGAATACCTGGAAGGCTTTCCGGACGCCAACGCCGGACTATCGGTGGGCAACTACCAGTTCGAAATTCTCGAACTGGAAGACAATGTGGTGCAGGCGGTCAGAGCCTGCGCCAGTGCACCTGCCAAGGTCGAAGACAGCTAG
- a CDS encoding DUF1289 domain-containing protein, with product MSQQEPQSPCIAVCALDENDVCIGCYRTADEITDWFMLDAEAKREIVKKANERRDEQSGGVRLL from the coding sequence GTGAGCCAGCAAGAGCCGCAGTCGCCCTGCATCGCCGTCTGTGCGCTGGATGAAAACGATGTATGTATCGGCTGCTACCGCACCGCAGACGAGATCACCGATTGGTTTATGCTCGATGCCGAAGCCAAGCGTGAAATCGTCAAGAAAGCCAATGAGCGCCGTGACGAGCAGTCTGGCGGTGTGCGCCTGCTCTAG
- a CDS encoding gamma carbonic anhydrase family protein: MKYRLGDKEVQLMGEGHFIAPNAAVIGDVTLHDSASVWFSCVLRGDADRIEVGARSNIQDGTVIHADPGFPAVIGEDVTVGHNAMIHGCTIGDGTLVGINAVVLNGAKIGMGCLIGANALVTEGTEIPDGSMVLGSPAKVVRQLDEATQAMLRGNAEHYASNAQRFNASLEEQA, translated from the coding sequence ATGAAATATCGTCTCGGCGACAAAGAAGTTCAGTTAATGGGCGAGGGGCATTTTATTGCGCCCAACGCTGCAGTGATTGGTGATGTAACGCTGCACGACAGTGCCAGTGTCTGGTTCAGCTGCGTGCTGCGCGGTGACGCCGACCGCATCGAGGTGGGCGCGCGCAGTAATATCCAGGACGGTACAGTCATTCACGCTGACCCGGGCTTCCCTGCCGTCATTGGTGAGGACGTCACTGTGGGGCACAACGCCATGATTCACGGCTGTACGATTGGCGATGGCACGCTGGTGGGCATTAATGCGGTGGTACTTAACGGCGCCAAAATCGGTATGGGCTGCCTGATTGGGGCGAATGCCCTGGTCACTGAAGGTACCGAGATTCCCGACGGCTCGATGGTGCTCGGTTCCCCGGCCAAGGTCGTGCGTCAATTGGACGAGGCCACCCAGGCCATGCTGCGCGGCAATGCCGAGCACTACGCGAGCAATGCCCAGCGCTTCAACGCATCGCTGGAGGAGCAGGCGTGA